Proteins encoded in a region of the Fuerstiella sp. genome:
- a CDS encoding YfcE family phosphodiesterase, with product MKIGVIADIHDNVDNARHAVNLLNGIQVDVVLIAGDFVSPLVVPSLRKLRGKVIACLGDNDGNRTGIAGGMKIVGTLAHGPVCFRTGDGLNILMAHQLTEIRDYIDGADVVVFAHSHRSSIAKDRHGRVFINPGEIGGWMYRKPSLAVLETTTREARIVDLPQMSEPVYVDG from the coding sequence ATGAAGATCGGAGTAATTGCAGACATTCACGATAACGTCGATAATGCACGGCATGCTGTCAATCTTCTTAACGGGATACAGGTGGACGTCGTCCTGATTGCCGGCGATTTTGTTTCGCCTCTGGTGGTACCATCCCTGCGGAAACTCCGAGGTAAGGTTATTGCCTGCCTTGGTGACAATGACGGCAACCGGACTGGAATCGCGGGTGGAATGAAAATCGTTGGCACACTCGCCCACGGGCCGGTCTGCTTTCGCACTGGAGACGGTCTGAATATCCTGATGGCTCATCAACTCACTGAAATACGCGACTACATTGACGGTGCCGATGTCGTTGTCTTCGCCCACAGCCACCGTTCCAGCATCGCGAAAGATCGACACGGACGTGTGTTTATTAACCCAGGCGAAATCGGTGGCTGGATGTATCGAAAACCATCTCTGGCTGTTCTGGAGACCACAACCCGTGAAGCCAGAATTGTAGACCTTCCACAAATGTCTGAACCGGTTTACGTGGACGGCTGA
- a CDS encoding sialate O-acetylesterase translates to MTEPVPRLPSVIYQLVTFTLLVSSTAWADVRMPGYYGDHMVLQQQMPLRIRGWADSGEQVTVSLAGNTATTEAGSDGRWTVTLPAMEASSTAVILSITGLNTISFKDVLIGEVWLCSGQSNMEWRVASSTNAPEETASAEYPLIRHIKFEHRASPVPLDDISADWQLCSPSTAENFTAVGYFMARDLYRELQVPIGLINSSWGGTRIEPWTPPTGFAQIRALSGLYRNILIRTPGTEKHKTLLQRHIHATERWLLEAKQALAADTEVPASPVYPSALSPLSNRQDPTALYNGMIHALVGFPIRGTIWYQGESNHTEGMLYYEKKRALINGWRKLWQQKDFPFYYVQIAPFQYGDEDPEILAELWEAQAAALTLPNTEMVVINDIATLDDIHPPNKQDVGRRLALLALQNDYGRERVARSPEFDEMTVSGKTLTITFRHTGGGLRTRNGQAPTHFEISGPNSDGYQTATARIRGDSVILSATNVSSPTAFRFAWHKLARPNLTGGTGLPVGAVRGGDASH, encoded by the coding sequence ATGACTGAACCTGTCCCCCGACTGCCGAGCGTCATTTATCAGCTTGTGACATTCACATTACTGGTCAGTTCGACCGCCTGGGCCGATGTTCGTATGCCGGGCTACTATGGCGACCACATGGTCCTGCAGCAACAGATGCCGCTGCGGATTCGGGGATGGGCGGATTCCGGTGAACAGGTCACCGTATCTCTTGCCGGAAACACGGCAACAACTGAAGCCGGATCGGATGGACGCTGGACAGTCACCCTTCCGGCTATGGAAGCAAGCAGCACAGCAGTGATTCTCAGTATCACGGGCCTGAATACCATTAGTTTCAAGGACGTGCTGATTGGTGAAGTCTGGCTGTGTTCCGGACAGTCGAATATGGAATGGCGTGTGGCCTCCAGCACCAATGCCCCGGAGGAAACAGCGTCAGCAGAATATCCTCTGATCCGACATATCAAATTTGAACACCGTGCATCCCCGGTTCCGCTGGACGATATTTCTGCAGACTGGCAGCTCTGCTCACCGTCAACGGCAGAAAATTTCACTGCCGTCGGATACTTCATGGCTCGTGATCTGTACCGGGAACTCCAGGTGCCGATTGGCCTGATCAATTCATCGTGGGGCGGTACACGAATCGAACCGTGGACACCACCAACCGGCTTCGCACAGATCAGGGCGCTCAGTGGTCTGTACCGAAACATCCTTATCAGAACTCCAGGCACCGAAAAACACAAAACCCTGCTGCAGCGTCACATCCACGCAACAGAACGCTGGCTGCTGGAGGCCAAACAGGCACTTGCTGCTGACACCGAGGTCCCGGCCAGCCCCGTCTACCCTTCGGCGTTGTCTCCACTCAGTAACCGTCAGGATCCAACCGCTCTGTACAACGGTATGATTCACGCACTCGTCGGATTCCCGATTCGAGGTACCATCTGGTATCAGGGAGAGTCGAACCACACCGAAGGCATGCTGTACTACGAAAAGAAGCGGGCGCTTATTAACGGCTGGAGAAAACTTTGGCAGCAGAAAGATTTTCCGTTTTATTACGTACAAATCGCACCGTTTCAGTACGGCGATGAAGACCCCGAAATACTGGCAGAACTCTGGGAAGCACAGGCCGCTGCGCTGACTTTGCCAAATACCGAAATGGTCGTGATCAATGACATTGCCACTCTCGATGACATCCATCCTCCCAACAAACAGGATGTGGGCCGGCGTCTCGCTTTACTGGCTCTTCAAAACGATTACGGCCGCGAACGCGTAGCCCGCAGCCCGGAGTTCGATGAAATGACGGTCAGCGGCAAAACATTAACAATAACTTTCCGCCATACAGGTGGAGGCCTCAGAACGCGTAACGGCCAGGCTCCGACCCACTTTGAAATCAGCGGGCCGAATTCTGATGGCTATCAGACCGCAACCGCCAGGATACGAGGAGACTCGGTTATTCTCAGTGCGACAAACGTCTCCAGCCCGACCGCATTTCGTTTTGCCTGGCACAAGCTGGCCCGGCCCAACCTGACCGGGGGCACCGGCCTCCCGGTTGGTGCCGTTCGTGGTGGCGACGCGAGCCACTAA
- a CDS encoding response regulator: MIQKTVLSVGQCGPDHASISRFLVGHFNVQVIATDLPSDTLETLYRQDVDLVLINRKLDTDGTDGMEILKTLKNNKEHAHVPVMIVSNFDDAQLAAVQEGAVHGFGKAEFSSPAVRERLSEILSDQ, encoded by the coding sequence ATGATACAGAAAACGGTTCTCAGTGTGGGTCAGTGTGGTCCGGACCATGCTTCAATCTCGCGGTTTTTAGTTGGACATTTCAATGTGCAGGTGATCGCCACAGACTTACCGTCCGATACACTGGAAACACTGTACCGCCAGGACGTCGACCTGGTACTCATCAACCGCAAACTGGACACGGACGGTACAGACGGGATGGAAATACTCAAGACGCTCAAAAACAACAAAGAACACGCGCACGTGCCTGTGATGATTGTTTCAAACTTTGATGATGCTCAGCTTGCCGCCGTCCAGGAGGGAGCCGTTCATGGATTTGGTAAAGCGGAATTTTCGTCTCCAGCGGTCAGAGAACGTCTGAGTGAAATACTTTCCGACCAGTAA
- a CDS encoding radical SAM protein: MASHPNPETLTALNAPTDTVGARPDVFRRHSRNFAQNKFVYPVVSRRSEGLSIGINLNPDRICNFDCIYCQVDRRSDADTKFVSMDQLLDELRNVLKLAVSGEIYTSVRFQDTPFRLRRLNDIAFSGDGEPTTFVNFDEIISRTAELRKTLTPAETKMVLITNASMFHRDHIKRGLRTLDRNCGQIWAKLDAGTEEYYRLIERTTIPFRQILDNITAAAQIRPLVIQSLFMNVHQQGPSDSEITEYCNRLNEVIAAGGRIELVQIYTVARRPAESFVSPLTAGQLEDIADRIRSRCGLTAKFFP; encoded by the coding sequence ATGGCTTCCCATCCGAATCCGGAAACATTGACGGCTCTCAACGCACCGACAGACACTGTCGGCGCACGCCCCGACGTGTTCCGGCGACACAGCCGAAATTTCGCGCAAAACAAATTCGTCTATCCTGTGGTGTCACGCCGCAGCGAAGGACTTTCGATCGGGATCAATCTGAACCCGGACAGGATTTGCAATTTCGACTGTATCTATTGTCAGGTCGATCGACGTTCTGATGCGGATACAAAATTTGTGAGCATGGATCAGCTGCTGGACGAACTCCGAAATGTACTGAAACTGGCCGTTTCCGGAGAAATCTATACATCAGTGCGATTCCAGGACACTCCATTCCGACTCCGGCGACTCAATGACATCGCCTTCAGCGGAGACGGAGAACCAACAACCTTTGTCAACTTCGATGAGATTATCTCGCGAACAGCGGAGCTGCGAAAAACACTGACTCCTGCGGAAACAAAGATGGTACTCATCACGAATGCTTCAATGTTTCACCGAGACCATATCAAACGCGGCCTGCGGACACTGGACCGTAATTGCGGACAGATCTGGGCCAAGCTTGATGCGGGAACTGAAGAGTATTACCGGCTGATTGAGCGAACAACCATTCCATTCAGACAGATTCTGGACAACATTACCGCAGCGGCTCAGATTCGTCCGCTGGTAATCCAAAGCCTGTTTATGAACGTCCACCAGCAAGGCCCCTCAGATTCTGAAATCACAGAATACTGCAATCGCCTCAACGAGGTAATTGCAGCCGGAGGCCGGATTGAGCTGGTACAGATCTACACAGTCGCACGCCGACCGGCAGAGTCGTTTGTGTCTCCGCTGACAGCCGGACAGCTGGAGGACATCGCAGACAGAATCCGTTCCCGCTGTGGCCTTACAGCAAAGTTTTTCCCGTGA
- a CDS encoding glycosyltransferase → MKWRLLHISKTLGLGGAERQVVDNAKFAQEKYIPVKVAYIHGSDGLVDELESAQISSIRLGHVGWRGLLKAGRSLRQELRGGGNGMVTVVCHDLYTRIVLWISGVSTENIFVVAVLHGMHYDAYPAVTLRKRLLKKLHARLLKHADRLIAVSGAVREHYNQHLGLDCRLVIPNGITQDVMEFVDKRSRRRALSSCGKVYSLVSVGRLVHEKGFDVLLEILKLLKEQLSFHCTIIGDGPMRGQLEAQVSKLRLTDKVTLLGSISHVDVLETLDAADLCLVTSRQEGFPLVPVESMALGVPVISSLAGGIPELICDGVNGFLVDRFEPAEFSEKIIKVLEDPMLYMDSSLAAIESVQAYKPGVLQARWLDAYLPTNSRT, encoded by the coding sequence TTGAAATGGCGATTGTTACATATCTCCAAGACACTAGGGCTTGGGGGAGCAGAGCGTCAGGTCGTTGATAACGCAAAATTTGCTCAGGAAAAATATATTCCGGTAAAAGTTGCGTACATTCACGGCTCGGATGGCCTCGTTGATGAACTTGAATCTGCGCAAATTTCGTCAATTCGTTTAGGCCATGTGGGATGGCGTGGATTGCTCAAAGCTGGAAGATCGTTAAGGCAGGAGTTGCGGGGCGGGGGGAACGGAATGGTGACCGTCGTCTGTCATGATCTCTACACTAGAATCGTTTTGTGGATTAGTGGTGTTTCGACTGAGAATATTTTTGTTGTCGCCGTTTTACATGGCATGCATTATGACGCCTACCCTGCGGTAACCCTCCGTAAGAGGCTTTTAAAGAAATTACATGCCAGGTTATTAAAGCACGCAGATCGGTTGATCGCCGTGAGCGGGGCGGTTCGAGAACATTACAACCAACATTTAGGATTAGATTGCCGATTGGTTATTCCAAATGGCATTACGCAAGATGTGATGGAATTTGTCGACAAGCGTTCCAGACGGCGTGCGCTGAGTTCCTGTGGAAAGGTGTATTCTTTGGTGAGCGTGGGGCGGTTGGTTCATGAGAAGGGTTTCGATGTTCTGCTGGAAATTTTGAAGCTGTTAAAAGAACAGTTGTCTTTTCATTGCACGATAATCGGAGATGGGCCCATGCGTGGGCAATTGGAGGCACAAGTATCAAAACTAAGGCTCACCGATAAAGTTACTCTTCTCGGCTCCATTTCTCATGTCGACGTTCTGGAAACGTTAGACGCTGCTGATCTTTGCCTTGTGACCTCAAGACAAGAGGGTTTTCCGCTTGTGCCCGTTGAATCCATGGCGCTCGGTGTGCCCGTGATTTCCTCCCTGGCGGGTGGAATACCCGAGCTTATTTGCGATGGAGTAAATGGATTTCTGGTGGATCGTTTTGAACCTGCTGAGTTTTCGGAAAAAATAATAAAAGTCCTTGAAGACCCCATGCTTTATATGGATTCGTCATTGGCTGCAATTGAATCCGTACAAGCTTACAAACCAGGGGTGCTTCAGGCTCGCTGGTTAGATGCCTATTTACCAACCAACTCGCGGACGTAG
- a CDS encoding VWA domain-containing protein gives MNRTNPINRPSGYRQQRRGIFIALAALCLVAAMTFVGMSVDLGMITVTKTRMQAAADSAALAASQEIVVAIRAAGQAGETDVQTIQAIAAADARAMAAHVCDLNGFYIDPATDVILGSRLLAEDGESFVEIWGSPPYNMVKVTIRKTNSDKTAPDAKLPLSFAPGQDARSHTLTAEATAFIESRDIVAILDYSGSMAYDSLIHSATINRMSLSQVESSLDEIWDALVASTVGFSNDSGTMKFPSGGLGRIDSYEGFYIGSNSVNTVFDALELGGDGEGARFYNKNNYKKFMVELGPGTYNLNDMSGSLDDKINSFRVPDGYTVTLWDLENEGGWQYGPVTSDVSSMGGGYNNDAEWIVISDSAGSDGYVPFPQEGKTSSGGTLKGKPSGSTSESMWKDYIEFVMTDSTLNTYGYRKKYGYRTLMHYLIYRRMMNHESEDLWRAPIYPHHAVKDGMSMFAEFLDNLAYGDNIGLVTYATTSLRQTGLWDDGTEVTVDLNGEHLTDNYDAIDTIQRHKQPGHYNRATGIGYGLEDAIQLIEEQGRYGAQKSVLLMTDGQPNQYPSGFGEDDLPGGWDWNDITDFDGDGLADFEIDSSYGGWDSNWQAALYAFMVAKEASDANIVVHTISVGSGADTDLMGAIASMTGGNHLWVPGGSTISEMEEDLQTAFALLAGQVPPARLIADGN, from the coding sequence ATGAATCGAACCAATCCAATCAACAGGCCTTCGGGATACAGACAGCAAAGGCGCGGCATCTTTATCGCCCTGGCTGCCCTGTGTCTGGTCGCAGCGATGACGTTCGTCGGGATGTCCGTCGACCTGGGAATGATTACTGTCACGAAAACTCGTATGCAGGCAGCCGCCGACTCAGCGGCTCTTGCTGCATCGCAGGAAATCGTAGTCGCGATTCGCGCGGCCGGTCAGGCAGGTGAAACCGACGTTCAGACAATCCAGGCGATCGCTGCTGCTGATGCTCGTGCGATGGCCGCACACGTCTGCGACCTCAACGGATTTTACATCGATCCGGCCACAGACGTGATTCTGGGCTCACGACTGCTCGCAGAAGACGGCGAGTCGTTTGTCGAAATATGGGGATCCCCCCCCTATAACATGGTCAAAGTAACGATCCGCAAGACCAACTCAGACAAAACGGCTCCCGATGCAAAGCTGCCGCTTTCGTTTGCCCCGGGTCAGGATGCCCGGTCACACACGCTGACAGCAGAAGCCACAGCGTTCATCGAGTCGCGTGACATTGTTGCGATCCTCGACTACTCAGGTTCCATGGCCTACGACAGTCTCATTCACTCCGCGACCATCAATCGAATGAGTCTCTCTCAGGTCGAATCGAGTCTGGACGAAATCTGGGATGCACTGGTCGCTTCCACTGTCGGATTTAGTAACGACAGCGGCACGATGAAATTTCCGTCCGGTGGTCTCGGTCGAATCGATTCGTACGAAGGATTCTACATCGGCAGCAACAGCGTCAACACAGTTTTCGATGCGCTGGAACTCGGCGGAGACGGCGAAGGAGCCAGGTTTTACAACAAGAACAACTACAAAAAATTCATGGTGGAACTGGGACCGGGAACGTATAACCTCAACGACATGAGCGGAAGCCTGGATGATAAAATCAACTCCTTCCGCGTGCCCGATGGATACACTGTCACACTATGGGATCTCGAGAATGAAGGTGGCTGGCAATATGGCCCGGTAACATCCGATGTTTCATCGATGGGCGGCGGATACAATAATGACGCAGAGTGGATCGTCATAAGCGACTCTGCTGGTTCCGATGGATACGTTCCCTTCCCACAGGAAGGGAAGACATCATCCGGCGGTACACTGAAAGGAAAACCGTCCGGGAGTACCAGTGAATCAATGTGGAAGGACTACATCGAATTCGTCATGACGGATAGTACGCTCAACACATACGGCTACCGGAAGAAATATGGCTACCGCACGTTGATGCACTACCTGATCTACAGACGGATGATGAACCACGAATCTGAAGATTTGTGGAGAGCTCCGATCTATCCGCATCACGCAGTGAAAGACGGCATGTCAATGTTTGCGGAGTTTCTCGACAATCTGGCATACGGTGACAACATTGGACTGGTCACCTACGCCACGACTTCACTGAGACAAACCGGGTTGTGGGATGACGGCACGGAGGTGACGGTGGATCTCAATGGAGAACACCTCACAGATAACTACGATGCCATTGATACCATTCAAAGACATAAACAGCCCGGTCACTACAATCGCGCAACAGGTATCGGATACGGACTGGAAGATGCTATTCAGCTGATTGAGGAACAGGGTCGTTATGGTGCCCAAAAATCGGTTCTGCTCATGACAGACGGCCAGCCCAATCAGTATCCGTCCGGGTTCGGCGAAGATGATCTGCCAGGAGGATGGGACTGGAACGACATCACAGATTTCGATGGTGACGGCCTGGCTGATTTCGAAATCGACAGCAGTTATGGCGGATGGGACTCCAACTGGCAGGCCGCACTCTACGCCTTCATGGTGGCAAAGGAGGCGTCGGATGCAAACATCGTGGTCCATACAATTTCCGTCGGATCCGGTGCTGACACCGATCTGATGGGGGCCATTGCAAGCATGACCGGAGGCAACCATCTGTGGGTGCCGGGTGGCTCCACGATTTCTGAAATGGAAGAGGATCTGCAGACAGCATTTGCACTCCTCGCCGGACAGGTTCCTCCGGCTCGACTGATTGCTGACGGGAACTGA
- the glnA gene encoding type I glutamate--ammonia ligase, whose translation MNEYSPREVIALCRQREIQAADLRFTDFRGYQRHFTIPSAQLTEHCFDDGFGFDGSSMSGWQVIHESDMLIIPDPRTAFVDPFMPSTLAIIGNVKDPVTHQSYARDPRNIARKAENYMVSTGIADQLGLGPEVEFFVFDDVRFDQSQHEAFYHVESREGQWNRGRAGSKGYQVRYREGYLPMPPADSLASLRTEIMLALKAGGVPAEAQHREVATAGQCQVDLDFDSLVRTADHLMRLKYLVRNVAASHDKSATFMPKPLWNDNGSGLHLRMTLWKDNSPLFAGNGYGGLSQTAMFALGGILQHTRSLLAFCCPTTNSYRRLVSGFDAPVNVSYSYRNRSAAVRIPVNCGDDDRRSLEFRCPDPACNPYLAGAAVLMAMLDGIQNRIEPGRPLDKDLYDLEPQEQQGLPQIPCSLSESLLALEQDQDYLLQGDVFTSDVLETWIQHKRADEVDAIRQRPHPFEFTMYYDC comes from the coding sequence ATGAATGAATATTCGCCGCGTGAAGTGATCGCGCTGTGTCGGCAGCGTGAAATTCAGGCTGCTGATCTGCGATTCACTGATTTTCGAGGCTATCAGCGGCATTTCACGATTCCCTCTGCACAACTGACAGAACACTGTTTTGATGACGGGTTTGGTTTCGACGGATCATCCATGAGTGGCTGGCAGGTGATTCATGAAAGCGACATGTTGATTATACCGGATCCCCGGACAGCGTTCGTTGATCCGTTTATGCCGTCGACGCTCGCAATTATTGGTAACGTCAAAGATCCAGTAACTCATCAAAGCTATGCACGCGATCCCCGGAACATTGCCCGCAAGGCAGAAAACTACATGGTTTCTACCGGAATTGCGGATCAACTGGGACTCGGACCTGAAGTGGAATTCTTCGTATTTGACGATGTGCGGTTTGATCAATCGCAGCACGAGGCGTTCTACCACGTCGAAAGTCGCGAGGGACAGTGGAATCGTGGTCGAGCGGGATCGAAAGGATATCAGGTGCGATATCGCGAAGGATACCTGCCGATGCCGCCGGCTGATTCACTGGCCTCACTCAGAACAGAAATTATGCTGGCTCTGAAGGCAGGAGGTGTGCCGGCCGAGGCACAGCACCGGGAAGTCGCGACAGCCGGTCAATGTCAGGTGGATCTGGATTTTGACTCACTGGTTCGTACTGCCGATCACCTGATGCGTCTGAAATACCTCGTGCGTAACGTTGCTGCCAGTCATGACAAATCTGCTACGTTTATGCCCAAGCCGTTGTGGAATGACAACGGGTCCGGGCTGCATCTGCGGATGACTTTATGGAAAGACAATTCACCGTTGTTCGCCGGAAACGGATACGGTGGTCTCAGTCAAACGGCGATGTTTGCACTCGGCGGAATTTTGCAGCATACCAGGTCACTGTTGGCGTTTTGCTGTCCAACAACCAACAGTTACAGACGGCTGGTGTCAGGTTTCGACGCACCGGTTAATGTTTCCTACAGCTACCGGAATCGTTCTGCTGCAGTACGAATTCCCGTGAACTGTGGTGACGATGATCGTCGGTCTCTGGAGTTCCGTTGTCCTGATCCGGCCTGTAACCCGTATCTGGCCGGAGCCGCCGTGCTGATGGCGATGCTCGATGGTATCCAGAACCGGATCGAACCGGGCCGGCCACTGGATAAGGATCTATATGATCTGGAGCCCCAGGAACAACAGGGATTGCCTCAGATCCCGTGTTCTCTCAGTGAATCCCTGCTGGCGCTGGAACAGGATCAGGATTACCTTTTGCAGGGAGATGTCTTCACATCGGACGTGCTTGAGACCTGGATTCAGCATAAACGGGCTGATGAAGTGGATGCCATTCGTCAGCGTCCCCACCCATTCGAATTTACGATGTACTACGACTGTTGA
- a CDS encoding pilus assembly protein gives MEQPIFQGKSVRKRRGTTLVETAVVLPVFFIFLFGFIEFGHCFMTIHTLNSAARRAARLGVGENVTTEQVRNLAHSILDSAIDADLEGVNISVRDAGIFDTAGVDASAINYNDLPDIEVDDVESRSLFLVRIEVPYYEIGILGPRWIDTLNLHGQAVMRKE, from the coding sequence ATGGAACAACCAATATTTCAAGGAAAGTCCGTAAGGAAACGTCGGGGCACGACACTGGTCGAAACCGCCGTAGTGCTGCCTGTGTTCTTTATATTTCTCTTTGGCTTTATCGAATTCGGTCATTGTTTCATGACGATCCACACGCTGAATTCGGCAGCCCGGCGTGCAGCCAGACTGGGTGTTGGTGAAAACGTAACGACAGAGCAGGTCAGAAATCTGGCTCATTCCATCCTGGATTCGGCAATCGATGCAGATCTGGAAGGCGTGAATATCTCCGTCCGGGATGCAGGCATCTTTGATACTGCCGGTGTGGATGCGTCTGCCATTAACTACAACGACCTGCCGGACATCGAGGTTGACGATGTCGAGTCACGCTCCCTGTTTCTCGTACGCATCGAGGTTCCGTATTACGAAATCGGGATCCTGGGACCAAGATGGATCGACACCCTGAATCTCCACGGCCAGGCCGTGATGAGGAAGGAGTGA
- a CDS encoding pilus assembly protein: MKQLRIREGRNDRTGIATVECAIILPMMLVLVLGLIELGTALRATTIMQSAVREAGRLASMDWRYVVEDGDTPNDKVEQDIRNLVTASGLPGEDLIVNIEYAEGDSEGSAFDISNPNNELELMLIEVELPYASISLFPVRYLGGTNLRAGVVSRAGIAGGSLTN; the protein is encoded by the coding sequence ATGAAACAACTTCGAATTCGAGAAGGAAGGAATGACCGGACCGGAATCGCCACCGTTGAGTGTGCGATTATTCTGCCGATGATGCTGGTTCTGGTGCTGGGACTCATTGAGCTGGGAACAGCACTCCGGGCAACCACGATCATGCAGTCAGCTGTGCGTGAGGCCGGGCGTCTGGCTTCCATGGACTGGCGGTATGTGGTCGAAGACGGTGATACACCAAACGATAAAGTGGAACAGGATATTCGAAACCTGGTAACAGCATCAGGACTCCCGGGAGAGGATCTGATCGTGAACATTGAATACGCCGAAGGAGACAGCGAGGGCTCAGCCTTTGATATTTCAAACCCGAACAACGAACTGGAACTGATGCTGATTGAAGTGGAACTGCCCTATGCAAGCATCAGCCTGTTCCCGGTTCGGTATCTGGGGGGAACAAATCTGCGTGCCGGTGTCGTCTCACGAGCGGGAATCGCCGGTGGCAGTCTGACTAACTAA
- a CDS encoding ATP-binding protein, whose amino-acid sequence MSIEQVESEEDRIRQLEDQLMRAQRLSSVGALASSITHEFNNILTTVINYAKMGVRHKDEVTRDKAFDKILAAGQRASKITTGMLAYSRNTSDRYDPAELSRLLDDVMVLVQKDLEIHRIGVDRDVTTGVWAKVNSSQIQQILMNLIVNARQAMHEGGRITLTVRDNSDEGWAEISVGDNGSGIPHDKLQKIFDPFYTTRQADARGQGGTGLGLAVCRRIIEAHHGRMRVESVPGKGTKFTLKLPRSESPAGLIDTSAA is encoded by the coding sequence ATGAGCATTGAGCAGGTGGAATCAGAAGAGGATCGAATCCGACAGCTGGAAGATCAGTTGATGAGAGCTCAGCGACTGAGTTCTGTGGGAGCTCTCGCCAGCAGTATCACTCATGAGTTCAACAATATCCTGACGACAGTGATTAACTATGCAAAAATGGGTGTTCGGCATAAGGATGAAGTGACCCGGGACAAGGCCTTCGACAAAATCCTGGCGGCCGGTCAGCGAGCCAGCAAGATTACCACAGGGATGCTGGCCTACTCACGTAACACCAGCGACCGTTACGATCCGGCAGAACTCAGCCGATTGCTTGACGACGTGATGGTGCTGGTCCAGAAAGATCTTGAAATTCACAGAATCGGTGTTGACCGGGATGTCACCACGGGGGTCTGGGCTAAGGTCAACAGCAGTCAGATACAGCAAATCCTTATGAATTTAATTGTGAATGCCCGACAGGCAATGCACGAAGGAGGACGTATCACGCTGACGGTTCGTGATAATTCCGATGAAGGCTGGGCGGAAATTTCAGTAGGAGACAATGGTTCCGGAATTCCTCATGACAAGTTGCAAAAGATTTTTGATCCGTTCTACACCACACGACAGGCGGATGCACGAGGTCAGGGTGGAACCGGTCTGGGGCTTGCCGTGTGTCGTCGTATTATTGAAGCTCATCATGGTCGTATGCGGGTTGAGAGTGTTCCCGGGAAAGGGACCAAGTTCACGCTGAAACTGCCCCGATCCGAGTCACCAGCCGGTTTGATTGATACCTCGGCTGCCTGA